ACTAAAATGTGTATTTTTAATAATTTAAATATTTAATTTAACAGTAAATTTTCTAAAAAATTTATTTAAATTTATGAAATTAATATTGTTTGGTATTGTAATTTAATTTATTTTTTAATATTAATAATTAATTTTTGTGTAATTGTTTAGGATTAAATACTCATTCAGGTATTTCAATTGTACTGTCTCAAGCACTTAATTTTAAAAAAGTTGAAGCAAGAGAATTTTTATTAGCTAATTTATATAGTTGTTCAATATTAGGAGCAAAACCAAATCAATTAAATTTTTCATATTTATTTTTATCTTTATTTCAAGCTACAGAATAATTGTAATATGAAGTAGAAAAATTATAGAATGATGCAGCATTTAAACTAGTAATATAATTACCTCTATCATCTACTACTCCCGTACCACTTAAACCGCCTCTAAAGAATATTGGAGCATAACTAGTTTCTACAGAAGTTCTTTGATAACTTTCTCTTGCTATTCCTATAGTACTATCATTATAAATATAACCAATTTGTTTATAACCAGGAAAACCTGTCATTAAACGATTAGTTGAAAAATTCAATTTATTTTCAAAACTAGGTTTTTTATTAACAGCTTTATGCATTTCTAAAAAGTAAGTAATATTATCTTTATTGTAATCGCTTATGCCTAAATTTGGTAATTTTTTCAGATTTTCAAATCATAAAGCAGCACTAAATTTACCTTGTTTTTTAAGATTATTAATAATATTATTAACATCAATCATGTAAGTAGATAAATCAGGTAAAACAGCTAATTTATTTTTACTATCAACATGTATTTCGCCGTCATTATTATATTGTTTATATCCTGTTCAGAAAGTAAAAATTGGTGTAGAAGTAGCATTTTCATTGTCTACGCCTTTTTGATCATCAGCCGAAATAACATGTTTATTAGTTCCATTTAAAGTGAAATTAGCATTTGTTTTTCAGGCATTTTCTCAAGGTGTTTCAATTGTATTATTGTTATTAACCACATGATTATTAGTAATAAAGTAATATTTGCCATCTTTTTCATCTTTATTAACTTTACCAAGCATTAAAGAAGAACCATTATTAAAGGCTAAAACTCGATTATTAACATCTTTAATTCTTTGATCTTTATAACTTAAATGCATAAATTCAACTGAAGGTTTATATCCTTCGTGTCATTTATAAATTAAATTTTCATTAGGGTTATATTTAAATAATTCACCATGATTATAGCCTTCATTATAAATATAAAAAGGCATATTCTCAGGAGTTATACTTAAATTTTGATAATCAAATTTGTTGCTTTGATATTTACTAAAAATTTCATTTTCAATTTCATTTTGGTATTGAATGTTAACATTAGTTCCAAAATTTTGATTAAAATAAATTGCTTTATTTTTATCGAATTTAACTTCTGGTAAAGTTTTTTGATGATAATAAAGAGTTTCAGCTATATTATTTGCAACTATTAAATAATCATTATCATCATCTAATTTATAACTAAAATGAATACCTTCTTCATTTAAAGTAAAACTTAAAGTAAAATCAATTTTAATATTATTAACGCTTTGAGTTTCTTTTTTAAAAATAAGAGTTTTTTGTTTTACTAATTCATTTCAATCTAAAGTAATATTTAAATTTTGTTTAGAATCTAAAACTCTGTTATAACGATTTTCATCTAAATATAAAATATTGGTAAAAAATTCAAAATTAATTTTAGCATTAGTTACTTTATTTTGTTTTAATAATGGTTCATAATAATCTTTTTTAAATAATCATGTTATTTCTTTTTTATTTTTGCTTAAATCAAAATAATTATCTTTGTAATTTAATTTAATTTTTCTTTGTCTTAAAATTTTACCATTTGCTAAAAAGACTTTTTTCATATTATGTTGAACAGTTAAAAAGTTTAAAATTTGTTCATCAGTCAAATTATCATCTGTTCAATCACTAAAATGTCCAATTTCATATCATGTATCACCTAAAATATTTTTAGTACTATTGGCATATTGTGGAAAAATATATTTTGAATATTTTAGTCTGATAAAAATTCTATTTTTAATATTTTTTACTTCAGCTATTTCTAAATTATTTCAATTAGGTAATTTTCAATTGTTATAATCAATTTCTGCAATAGTAAAATAATCATTATCAATTTTTTTATTAGTATTAAAATAACTAATTAAACTAGAAGTATTTTGTTTTTTAAGTGTTTCACTTTTAAATTTAAAATTTTGCAAAGTAATTTTATTAATAAGAGCTTCAGGATAAGCTTCTAATTGATAATCATTATAAAGATTTTCCAAAACAATTTCTTTATTAGAACTATATCTTAAATTGTTATTTGTTTTATTAATAAAGCCTAATTTAAAAGTTAAACTATTAGCTTTTGAAGACTTAACATCATAATAATAAACATAATAATCTCTTAATAAATTATTAATATTAACATTATTTACTGAATCAGTATTGTTTTTAAGCAAATCATGTTGTTTTTGTGAACTATTGTTATTAATCATTGTCAATAAATGATTCAATTGAGCATAAGCTTTTTGTTCAACTAATAATTTAGGATCTAAAGTTCTTCTGGTTCTTAAATCTTTTTCATTATTCGGTGAACCTTGCACGAAATTATAAATAAAATTAGTACTATTGATTTTATTTATTTCATTAATAATATTTTCTTCTGGTTTTGTATATTTAGTATCATCATTAAAATCATCAACATTAAATCATTTATTTTCAGGATAAAAATCACTATGTTCTCTGGTTTTAAAATATTTTAGAGTATAACCTAATGTACTAATGCCTGTATATTGACCATTTTCAAATAAACCAAATTGTACAATTGTTTCACCTTTAGCATCATCAAAGTGATTTACTGGCCTAATAGGGGAACCTAAAGTAGTTTGATCTTTAGTTAAAAATTTTATTTGATAACGTCCATTAGAAGGTAATTCATAAAAATCATTTAAATTATCATAAATTTTTGAAGCTAAATAATTTTGGTGCGTATCATTTTCTTTTTTAAATTTAACTTGTGATAATATTTTGGAAATATTATTTCCTGAAATTAAATTTACAAAGAAAGCATCTTCTAGTTGATGGATATCATAGTTAAAATTATTAAAAATTAAAGGGAAATAAACTACTTGATCATTTTTAGTTAATTTTAATAATAACTTAATTAAATTATTTGGTTGAACATAAAAGTAATTAAATTTGTCATTTTCATTATTTAAATAACTAACTACTTCTTCTATTTTTCAACCATTTAATTCAAAATCAAAACTTTTTAGAACTATTTCTTTAAATAATTCTTTATTAATAGCATCATTTTGGTTTAAAGTAGCATTTCTACCTTCTATTATCACATCTTTATATTTATCATTAGTATTTTTAATTTCTTTTGCAGTATTATTTATGTATGTTAATAAAAATTCATCAGTTTTATTGTTATTAAATTTAGCATTAGTTAAATAATATTGACTAGGTTTATATGTGACATTAAAATCATCATTAATTAAATAAGTATATAAATAATTACCGCCAAAATAATCGTGCTGATTTCTATTGTCTGCAGTTTTGAAATTACTAAAACTTCTAATAGTTTTACCATTTAATTTAACATCAACAACTAAATTTCATTTTAAAACAAAAACTTTAGCATTTTTTTCTTGACGATTAACATCTCTAACTTTTTTTTCTACTTGACTAATATCATTTTTTGATTTTTGTCAATTAATTTCATAATCAAATAAATTATTTAATTTTTCTACTTTTTTACTAAAAGCACTATTTAACAAATTAGTTTTATTTCTTAAATCATTTCCTGCTAAAGAATTTAAAAAAGCATAATCTACATCATATAATTCTTCAATTGAGTTAAAACTTAAACCATTAGTTAAAGAAGTTACATCATTTTTAAAAGTAAATGTTCTTTGTTCTTCTTTAGTATAATCACCCTTTTGAGCTACTAAAGTTAAACTAATTTGATTTAAATTATTATCATCTATTTTGATATTTTTAATTTTTAAATTTATTTCTTTATCATTTGCTAAATTTAAAAAATAAGGAGCGTTTTGTTCTGAAATACTAGTTGAATAAAGTTTAATATTTAAATCTTGATTAATTAAAGGATTTTCAGTAATTGTATAAGATGCTAAAAAAGTATCCACACTATTTTGATTTTCAAAAGCTTGTTTATTTTTAAATCCTGAAATAGTAACTTTTTTAACATTTGAAGATATTTTTTGTCCATAAAAATTTTCTATAAAAATTTGATATTCAAAACTTATACTATTTGTTTTTAAATCATGAGTAAGATTTTTTAACTCTTCATTTTGATAATTATTATTTGTTGTAATTTGAATTTTTTCTAATTTAGCTTCTTCGGTAAAAGTATTTTCTTTATTAGGATAATCAAAAGTAAAATTAGTTTTATTTAATTTTTCTTTTTCATTAGTTATTAATTGCTCTAAAGATAAACCTTGTTTAAATCCAGATATTTCTTTAGTTAAAATATCACTAATTATTTCAGCATTTAAATTAGTTTTTAAACTTTTTAAACGATATTGTAAAGTTACTTTAGCTTCTTGATTAACTTGTTCAATTATTTTTGGTTCGACTAATTTTATTTGATCATTAGAATTAGTTGTAAACTGTTCTGCTTTAGCATCTAATGCATAAGTTTGATTTTTATTAGGATAATTAAAGTCAAAATTATTAGCATTTAAACGTTTTAATTCTTCATTTATAGCCTCATGATTAGCATTATCGTTAGTTTTAAAACCAAACATTATTGCTGATCAAATATCACTTTTAATTAACATCTGTTCTACTTGTGTAGATAATTGATATTTAATTTCTAAAGAACCAATATCATCATTAGCTTTAATTTCTTTAATTTGAATGTAAATATTTTTTTGTTGAGGATTAAATAAAGCTACTAAATCATTTTGCAAAACATTTGAAGCTTTAAAATCTTTAAAATTGCCCTTGCAATATAAAAAGATTTTAGAAACTTGTTTATCTTGAGCTATTTGATTCAACATTAGTTTATATTGATTTTGTAATTTTTCTAAATTATTAAAATCATTTAATTCAATAACATGAATATTTGAAGAAACATTTTCTAAGTTATTTTTTAAAGAAAGAAGTTTATAAGCAACTTTTAAAGTTCCTTTAGTATCATTTTTTTCTTCTATATTTATAATTTGCAATTCAAAGTCATTATTTTGAGAATTGAAAATAAATTTATCTGTTTGTACTTGCGAAGGTAATGTTTGTGCTTTATTTTGATAATCAAGATTTAAAGTATTTATTAAATGATTTAATCTATTTTTTTCATCATGTAATTCTTTTTGTTTTTGTTCTTGATTATATTTTTCTAAGGATTTAAAATTTTCAATAGTAAAATATTTAACATTTTCTAAAGTTTGTTTTAAATAAGAAACGCTTAAAGTATAAGTTAATTTGACTTGATTTAAAGTATCGTTTTGTTCTATAAATTCTATGTTAGAAATTTTAATGTTATCATCAAGATTTTTTTCATAAATTAAATTATCTAATTGTGCTTGTGAAGCTAAAATATTACTTTTATTGACATAATCAAAACTAATTTCTAAGTTATTTAATTTTTCTTTAAGTTCTTTTATTTTTTTATCATTGCGTTTATTAATGTTATCAAAAATATTTAAATTAATAGTTCTAGTATTAGATGTTACTTTTTGTAAATTTTCTTTTGTACTTTGTATTTGAATTTCTAGATCTAATGAACCATTTTGATCATTAATATTTTTAATAGCTAAAATTTTTAAATTAGCTTGATCTAAAGTATTAATTAACGAAAAAGAATCTTTTTGATTTTCTGAAGGTAAAATTTCTTGAGCATTATTATAAGTTAATTCAAGATTATTTAAAAGCTCATCTAAACGTTCTTTTTCTTTATTTATTAATTCTTTAGTATTTTGATCATTTTTTGTTTGTAAATTATTGATTGTAAAATGTTTTTTAACTTGATACTTTTCATTATTAACTAATTTTTCTAAAGTATATTCAATTATTAATTGACCAGTTGTATCATTTGCTTGTAAAATGTTTAAATTAGTAATTGTTAAAGTTGAATCTAATTCTTTAAGATTATTTTTAATTTGTTCAATTTGAACATTTGAAGCTAAAATATTTGAATCATCCAATGAAAAAGTAACATTAATATTATTTAATGTTTCTTTAATTTGCATTTCATCACTTTGATTGTTTTCTTTATTATTCTTTTGTTCATCAACAAAAGTTAAATTAGTTAATTGCGCAATTCTTACTAAACTAGTGTAAGTTTGTTTTTTATAATTAAAAGTTAAATTATAAGTAAAGTTAATTACTCCATTGGCTTTATCAATTTGTCCTATTTGTAAATTGATCACTTTCATTTGATATTGATTATCTAAAATTGAATATTCAATTAAATTAGGATCAATTTTATCATTAATAATTTCGTCTTGCTGATAATTAAAATTGATTTTTGTTTGTGCAAAAATTAATGAACTATCAATTTTTTCTTCATTTTCATTAGTACAACTACTTGCTAAAACAATGAATGATAAGGAAGACAAACTAAGCAAGGAAAAATATTTTTTAAATTTTAATTTCATAGTCAAACCTTATTTATAGTTATTTTTATTGTGTACAAATTTAATTAAAATTATTTTTTATTGCGACCTTGAATATCTTTTGCATTGTAAATTCATTCAGGTATTTTAATACTTGGATCATAAGCATTTAATTTCATAATATTAGCTGCTAAAGAATTTTTATTTGCCATATTTCAAATTTCTTCTTTATTATCAACATAGCCAAAAAAGTTGTATTTATTAAAGGCTTTTTCACTTTGATTTCATAAATTTTGCTGATCAATAAAAGCTACTCCATAATAATAATGAGCAGCACTATTAACAGCACCAACAAAATTATTTTTATCATCCACTATTCCAGTACCACTAGATCCCCCTCTTATTAAAATTGGCGTATAACTAACAGTATTTGAAAATCTTTGATAAAACTCACGATTTTCTAAAATAGGATTTCTATTAACAATATAACCTATTTGCATCGAAGCAGGAAAACCAGTAATATAACGATGAGTAGAAATAATTAATCTATTTTTAAATCTAGCCACATTATTAATGTTATTAACATTATTTGCTTCTTGTACACTATTAATAAAGTAGAAAATATTATCTTTATTAGTATCATGTAAATTTACATCATCTAATAAAAGCATTCTTTCTAAATTTTTAGCAGGACTAAAGCGTCCTTGTTTTTTACTATTTTCAATAGCTTGCTTAATATCTAAAATAAATACAGTTAAATCCACATCTAATTTATTTAAATTAGTATTATTTTCACGATATTGTTTAAAACCAGTTCAAAAAATTAAAGAATCAACGTTAGTAACATTATCAAAGGTGTAAATAAATTGTTCAGCATCAGCAGAATAAGTTTCTTTAAAAGGATTAGCTTGTGTAAATCTAATGCCTTGTGTTCAAGCTTGTTTAGTTGGATCATCAACAGTATTATTGTTATTAACCACATGATTATTTGTTACAAAATAATATTTGCCATCATTAGGATCATCACTCACTTTAGCTAACATCATAGCTGAACCGCCACTTAAGCCTCCATTTCTCGAACCTATTCTTAAAGCTAAAGAACGATCATTATAATTTTTCATTCTTTGATCATCATAACTTAGATGCATTATTTCAATTGGTAGTTTATAACCTTCATGTCATTTATAAAGTAAAGTTTCATTGGGGTTGTATTTGAACATTTCACCATGATTATAAGCTTCATTATAAATGTAAAAAGGCATATTTTCGTGTGTAATTGTTAAATTTTGATAATCAAATTTATTACTTTGATATTCGCTAAAAATTTCATTAGCAACATTATTTTCATATTCAATAGTTACTGAAGTTCCATAATTACTATTAAAATAAACTGCTTTATTAGGATCAAATTTTTCATTTGGTACTTGA
Above is a window of Mycoplasma sp. 1018B DNA encoding:
- a CDS encoding MGA_1079 family surface serine endopeptidase; the protein is MKLKFKKYFSLLSLSSLSFIVLASSCTNENEEKIDSSLIFAQTKINFNYQQDEIINDKIDPNLIEYSILDNQYQMKVINLQIGQIDKANGVINFTYNLTFNYKKQTYTSLVRIAQLTNLTFVDEQKNNKENNQSDEMQIKETLNNINVTFSLDDSNILASNVQIEQIKNNLKELDSTLTITNLNILQANDTTGQLIIEYTLEKLVNNEKYQVKKHFTINNLQTKNDQNTKELINKEKERLDELLNNLELTYNNAQEILPSENQKDSFSLINTLDQANLKILAIKNINDQNGSLDLEIQIQSTKENLQKVTSNTRTINLNIFDNINKRNDKKIKELKEKLNNLEISFDYVNKSNILASQAQLDNLIYEKNLDDNIKISNIEFIEQNDTLNQVKLTYTLSVSYLKQTLENVKYFTIENFKSLEKYNQEQKQKELHDEKNRLNHLINTLNLDYQNKAQTLPSQVQTDKFIFNSQNNDFELQIINIEEKNDTKGTLKVAYKLLSLKNNLENVSSNIHVIELNDFNNLEKLQNQYKLMLNQIAQDKQVSKIFLYCKGNFKDFKASNVLQNDLVALFNPQQKNIYIQIKEIKANDDIGSLEIKYQLSTQVEQMLIKSDIWSAIMFGFKTNDNANHEAINEELKRLNANNFDFNYPNKNQTYALDAKAEQFTTNSNDQIKLVEPKIIEQVNQEAKVTLQYRLKSLKTNLNAEIISDILTKEISGFKQGLSLEQLITNEKEKLNKTNFTFDYPNKENTFTEEAKLEKIQITTNNNYQNEELKNLTHDLKTNSISFEYQIFIENFYGQKISSNVKKVTISGFKNKQAFENQNSVDTFLASYTITENPLINQDLNIKLYSTSISEQNAPYFLNLANDKEINLKIKNIKIDDNNLNQISLTLVAQKGDYTKEEQRTFTFKNDVTSLTNGLSFNSIEELYDVDYAFLNSLAGNDLRNKTNLLNSAFSKKVEKLNNLFDYEINWQKSKNDISQVEKKVRDVNRQEKNAKVFVLKWNLVVDVKLNGKTIRSFSNFKTADNRNQHDYFGGNYLYTYLINDDFNVTYKPSQYYLTNAKFNNNKTDEFLLTYINNTAKEIKNTNDKYKDVIIEGRNATLNQNDAINKELFKEIVLKSFDFELNGWKIEEVVSYLNNENDKFNYFYVQPNNLIKLLLKLTKNDQVVYFPLIFNNFNYDIHQLEDAFFVNLISGNNISKILSQVKFKKENDTHQNYLASKIYDNLNDFYELPSNGRYQIKFLTKDQTTLGSPIRPVNHFDDAKGETIVQFGLFENGQYTGISTLGYTLKYFKTREHSDFYPENKWFNVDDFNDDTKYTKPEENIINEINKINSTNFIYNFVQGSPNNEKDLRTRRTLDPKLLVEQKAYAQLNHLLTMINNNSSQKQHDLLKNNTDSVNNVNINNLLRDYYVYYYDVKSSKANSLTFKLGFINKTNNNLRYSSNKEIVLENLYNDYQLEAYPEALINKITLQNFKFKSETLKKQNTSSLISYFNTNKKIDNDYFTIAEIDYNNWKLPNWNNLEIAEVKNIKNRIFIRLKYSKYIFPQYANSTKNILGDTWYEIGHFSDWTDDNLTDEQILNFLTVQHNMKKVFLANGKILRQRKIKLNYKDNYFDLSKNKKEITWLFKKDYYEPLLKQNKVTNAKINFEFFTNILYLDENRYNRVLDSKQNLNITLDWNELVKQKTLIFKKETQSVNNIKIDFTLSFTLNEEGIHFSYKLDDDNDYLIVANNIAETLYYHQKTLPEVKFDKNKAIYFNQNFGTNVNIQYQNEIENEIFSKYQSNKFDYQNLSITPENMPFYIYNEGYNHGELFKYNPNENLIYKWHEGYKPSVEFMHLSYKDQRIKDVNNRVLAFNNGSSLMLGKVNKDEKDGKYYFITNNHVVNNNNTIETPWENAWKTNANFTLNGTNKHVISADDQKGVDNENATSTPIFTFWTGYKQYNNDGEIHVDSKNKLAVLPDLSTYMIDVNNIINNLKKQGKFSAALWFENLKKLPNLGISDYNKDNITYFLEMHKAVNKKPSFENKLNFSTNRLMTGFPGYKQIGYIYNDSTIGIARESYQRTSVETSYAPIFFRGGLSGTGVVDDRGNYITSLNAASFYNFSTSYYNYSVAWNKDKNKYEKFNWFGFAPNIEQLYKLANKNSLASTFLKLSAWDSTIEIPEWVFNPKQLHKN